From Enterococcus mundtii, the proteins below share one genomic window:
- a CDS encoding PTS sugar transporter subunit IIA: MSIATLLPSNHIFLDMESTTKEETIRQLGEVLTNNGLVNNKEAYIQSVLEREEHSTTGIGNNIAIPHGKSEAVSEPAIVFARLKQPIDWQSLDEEPVFVVILLAIPESQKGDTHLRILSEIAMKLMDDDITAQLKTETDKQQIAKLLSE, translated from the coding sequence ATGAGCATTGCAACTTTACTACCTTCTAATCATATTTTTTTAGATATGGAGAGTACAACCAAAGAAGAAACGATTCGTCAATTAGGGGAAGTTTTAACGAATAACGGCTTAGTCAACAATAAAGAAGCTTATATCCAGTCTGTATTAGAAAGAGAAGAACATTCGACGACAGGCATTGGGAACAATATTGCCATTCCTCATGGGAAAAGTGAAGCAGTCAGTGAGCCAGCAATTGTTTTTGCACGATTGAAACAACCAATCGATTGGCAATCGTTAGATGAAGAACCAGTTTTTGTGGTCATTTTATTGGCGATCCCAGAGTCACAAAAAGGGGATACCCATCTAAGAATCTTATCTGAAATTGCGATGAAATTAATGGATGATGACATTACGGCACAGTTAAAAACTGAGACAGATAAACAACAAATCGCGAAACTATTAAGCGAATAA
- a CDS encoding nucleoside 2-deoxyribosyltransferase, which yields MNIYFAAPLFAKGDLLYNESLVKKIREISSDLSIYLPQENEAINDKTAYADSKMIALADTEKVLESDLMIALLDGLTIDAGVASEIGVAYAKGIPIIGLYTDSRQQGATHPKKVAALQQAGENQFHYLNLYTVGLIKLNGTIVSSEEALFEALKSYLAGGNISE from the coding sequence ATGAATATTTATTTTGCAGCACCACTATTTGCAAAAGGAGATTTGCTTTATAACGAATCTCTTGTAAAAAAAATCAGAGAGATTTCTTCTGATTTATCGATCTATCTACCACAAGAAAACGAAGCAATCAATGATAAGACTGCCTATGCAGACAGCAAAATGATCGCCTTGGCTGATACAGAAAAAGTACTAGAAAGTGACCTGATGATCGCTCTTTTAGATGGATTAACAATCGATGCCGGAGTTGCTTCTGAAATCGGTGTCGCCTATGCAAAAGGCATTCCGATCATTGGTTTATATACAGATAGCCGCCAACAAGGAGCGACTCATCCAAAAAAAGTCGCTGCCTTGCAACAGGCCGGTGAAAATCAGTTTCATTATTTAAATCTTTATACGGTCGGCTTGATCAAGTTGAACGGAACGATCGTGTCTTCTGAAGAAGCTTTGTTCGAAGCATTGAAATCATATCTAGCTGGGGGAAATATTAGTGAGTAA
- the lepA gene encoding translation elongation factor 4 has translation MDIKKMKQRQEQIRNFSIIAHIDHGKSTLADRILEKTNTVTSREMQDQLLDSMDLERERGITIKLNAVELNYTAKNGETYIFHLIDTPGHVDFTYEVSRSLAACEGAVLVVDAAQGIEAQTLANVYLALDNDLEILPVINKIDLPAADPERVRNEIEEVIGIDASEAVLASAKSGIGIEEILEQVVEYVPAPSGDIEAPLKALIFDSIYDSYRGVILNVRITDGVVKAGDKIKLMSNGKTFDVTEVGVFSPKTIARDFLMVGDVGYITASIKTVQDTSVGDTVTLADNPATEALPGYRKMNPMVYCGLYPIDTSRYNDLREALEKLQLNDAALQFEPETSQALGFGFRCGFLGLLHMDVVQERLEREFNLELITTAPSVIYHVNKTDGSMVVVDNPADFPEPVTIQDVEEPFVKAQIMVPNEYVGAVMELSQRKRGDFITMDYLDDYRVNVVYNLPLSEIVFDFFDKLKSSTKGYASLDYEMSGYQKSKLVKMDILLNAEKVDALSFIVHRDFAYERGKAIVEKLKKLIPRQQFEVPIQAAIGQKIVARSDIKALRKNVLAKCYGGDVSRKRKLLEKQKEGKKRMKQIGNVEVPQEAFMAVLKMDEDEPKK, from the coding sequence ATGGATATAAAGAAAATGAAACAACGCCAAGAGCAAATTCGAAATTTTTCGATCATTGCTCATATCGACCATGGGAAATCAACTTTGGCCGATCGGATTTTGGAAAAGACGAACACTGTGACGTCTCGCGAAATGCAAGATCAGTTATTAGACTCCATGGATCTAGAACGTGAACGTGGGATCACGATCAAACTAAATGCCGTAGAATTGAACTATACAGCTAAAAATGGAGAGACATATATCTTCCATTTGATCGATACCCCAGGGCACGTCGATTTTACCTATGAAGTATCCCGAAGTTTAGCTGCCTGTGAAGGAGCAGTCTTAGTCGTGGATGCCGCTCAAGGGATTGAAGCACAGACATTAGCCAATGTTTATTTGGCATTAGATAATGACCTAGAGATTTTACCAGTCATCAATAAGATCGATCTACCAGCCGCAGATCCAGAGCGTGTGCGTAATGAAATCGAAGAAGTGATCGGCATCGATGCCAGTGAAGCGGTGTTAGCAAGTGCGAAGTCTGGGATCGGTATCGAAGAAATACTAGAACAAGTAGTGGAATATGTCCCAGCACCTTCTGGCGATATCGAAGCTCCTTTGAAAGCATTGATTTTTGATTCGATCTATGACAGCTACCGCGGAGTTATTTTAAATGTGCGTATCACAGATGGTGTTGTCAAAGCAGGAGATAAAATCAAATTGATGAGTAATGGCAAGACCTTTGATGTGACCGAAGTTGGTGTATTCTCACCAAAAACCATTGCGCGTGACTTTTTGATGGTCGGTGATGTCGGTTATATCACTGCAAGCATCAAAACAGTCCAAGATACAAGTGTCGGGGATACAGTGACACTTGCGGATAATCCAGCTACAGAAGCATTACCAGGTTATCGTAAAATGAACCCAATGGTCTATTGTGGTTTATACCCGATCGACACATCACGTTACAATGATCTACGTGAAGCATTGGAAAAACTTCAACTAAATGATGCTGCTTTGCAGTTTGAACCAGAAACATCACAAGCACTCGGCTTTGGTTTCCGTTGTGGCTTCTTAGGATTGCTTCACATGGATGTCGTCCAAGAACGTTTAGAGCGTGAGTTCAATCTTGAATTGATCACGACAGCGCCTTCTGTAATCTATCATGTCAACAAGACAGACGGTTCGATGGTCGTTGTTGATAATCCTGCTGATTTTCCTGAACCAGTCACGATCCAAGATGTCGAAGAACCTTTTGTGAAAGCACAGATCATGGTACCTAATGAGTACGTTGGTGCAGTCATGGAACTTTCGCAACGTAAACGTGGCGATTTTATTACAATGGATTATTTAGATGATTATCGTGTCAATGTCGTTTATAACTTGCCTTTGTCAGAGATCGTCTTTGATTTCTTTGACAAACTAAAATCAAGCACGAAAGGCTACGCTTCACTTGACTACGAAATGTCAGGTTATCAAAAGAGCAAGCTAGTGAAAATGGATATCTTGCTGAATGCTGAAAAAGTTGACGCATTAAGCTTCATCGTTCATCGTGATTTTGCCTATGAACGCGGAAAAGCCATCGTTGAAAAACTGAAAAAACTGATCCCTCGTCAACAATTCGAGGTTCCGATCCAAGCAGCGATCGGTCAAAAAATCGTTGCCCGTTCAGACATCAAAGCCTTACGTAAAAATGTGCTGGCTAAATGTTACGGTGGTGACGTTTCCCGTAAACGTAAACTTCTTGAAAAACAAAAAGAAGGTAAGAAACGAATGAAACAAATCGGTAACGTCGAAGTCCCTCAAGAAGCCTTCATGGCTGTTCTGAAAATGGATGAGGATGAACCGAAGAAATAG
- a CDS encoding PTS fructose transporter subunit IIB gives MKRKIIAVTACATGVAHTYMAAQALKKAAAKRGDLIKVETQGATGIENELTEKDCKIGEVVIFAVDTKVRNEERFKGKTILKVPVAAPIKNAEKVIEEALGMID, from the coding sequence ATGAAAAGAAAAATTATCGCAGTTACAGCTTGTGCTACAGGGGTCGCTCATACGTATATGGCAGCTCAAGCACTAAAGAAAGCAGCAGCAAAACGTGGAGATTTGATCAAAGTTGAAACACAAGGAGCAACAGGTATCGAAAATGAGTTGACTGAAAAAGATTGCAAGATTGGCGAAGTCGTTATTTTTGCAGTAGATACAAAAGTGAGAAATGAAGAGCGTTTCAAAGGCAAAACGATCTTAAAAGTGCCAGTTGCCGCACCAATCAAGAATGCCGAAAAAGTCATCGAAGAAGCTTTAGGAATGATCGACTAA
- a CDS encoding GNAT family N-acetyltransferase: MDQTDFRENFELKPVTEEHVDQFNELLSYVFQVTDSDIEESGFENKREFVRSKRPILELSNVFGWFHKEKLISQIAIYPCEVNIHGTRYQMGGVTGVGTYPEYANHGLMQDLIIVALDNMRKNKQWISYLYPYNIPYYRRKGWEIMSDKLSFKIRDTQLPKQVPVSGIVERLPVDHEDVFRVYQQFAGKNHGALFRSAFHWEEYWRFENEEERTAAIYYNSDNEPTGVLFYWVAEEVFHVKEMFYLNQEARNGLWNFISAHFSMVYWVHGDIYKNEPLAFLLEDSQIKEQIEPYFMARIVDVKEFIQRFPFSGTAEDFHFIVEDSVAPWNNGVFGLTWRDGRLSIVNEPLGKMVRLDIQTLTCLMMNYRRASYLARIERITTDEDMIKTLERIIPNMEAYFSDYF, from the coding sequence ATGGACCAAACAGATTTTAGAGAAAATTTTGAGTTGAAGCCTGTCACGGAGGAACATGTTGACCAGTTCAATGAGTTACTTTCCTACGTTTTTCAAGTCACTGACTCTGATATTGAAGAAAGTGGATTCGAAAACAAACGGGAATTTGTACGTTCCAAGCGACCGATTCTAGAATTATCCAATGTATTCGGCTGGTTTCATAAAGAAAAATTGATATCTCAAATCGCGATCTATCCTTGCGAGGTCAATATCCACGGTACACGGTACCAAATGGGTGGTGTGACTGGCGTTGGAACCTATCCCGAATATGCCAACCATGGATTGATGCAAGACTTGATCATCGTCGCATTAGACAACATGCGCAAAAACAAACAGTGGATCTCATATCTTTATCCTTACAATATCCCTTATTACAGGCGTAAAGGTTGGGAAATCATGTCAGATAAGTTATCCTTTAAAATACGTGATACGCAACTACCTAAACAAGTACCTGTTTCTGGTATCGTGGAACGACTGCCTGTCGATCACGAAGATGTTTTCCGTGTCTATCAACAGTTTGCGGGAAAGAATCATGGTGCACTGTTTCGTAGTGCCTTTCACTGGGAAGAATACTGGCGTTTCGAAAATGAAGAAGAACGGACTGCGGCGATTTATTACAATAGCGACAATGAACCAACAGGTGTACTTTTTTATTGGGTCGCTGAAGAAGTCTTCCATGTCAAAGAGATGTTTTATTTGAACCAAGAGGCGCGTAATGGGTTGTGGAACTTCATCTCTGCACATTTCTCAATGGTTTACTGGGTACATGGCGATATCTACAAAAATGAACCCCTCGCTTTCTTATTAGAAGATAGTCAAATCAAAGAACAGATCGAACCTTATTTTATGGCAAGAATCGTTGACGTCAAAGAATTTATCCAGCGCTTCCCTTTTTCTGGTACAGCAGAGGATTTCCATTTCATCGTGGAAGATTCCGTGGCACCTTGGAACAATGGCGTATTTGGCTTGACATGGCGAGATGGTCGTTTGTCGATTGTTAACGAACCCCTAGGAAAAATGGTTCGCTTAGATATCCAAACCTTGACATGCCTAATGATGAATTATCGTCGTGCTTCTTACCTTGCTCGAATCGAGCGCATAACCACGGATGAGGACATGATCAAGACATTAGAGCGGATCATCCCAAACATGGAAGCTTATTTTAGTGACTATTTCTAA
- a CDS encoding FtsX-like permease family protein — protein sequence MCKLIIKQFLQHWKIWLSILPIFIVSGLIFSTAFVILNALSRADLNSSVDYGVFMQLPIVIGIVVLFLLTTNAMKQCIDFFDETNDILLLLGASPAQISLVMTGQMSLIGMIGAFFGSCFSLKSSQLFLSTLPSSAAKESLVHIPLQFSWNIIFAVIMIQLAIILYTCMRYCLKNYKKRKGSLSSHRASNKTKNSGRFLGIIALLISVGATVYLYFKNIPDPTLIKEYTQSMSNSMNLLLLLWLSILMTMNFLIRLIFRGIVHIIVGLPKMTKNPMIRTAFYNMQYNIEELIKLIRPVSIITLLVGNFIALFLNTKLLIDGTNDNSYISDLVINLIFVFGAPILISLANVFVSIFLFRIKTKVESKEYFYTGCTPNWIFKMRIIEISIVSLISIIVTFIGMIMFAIPLLRVTYLGGGNIFKANWSINILLSLGTFVVFGLCFISIYCFERHTSKKYVE from the coding sequence ATGTGTAAGTTAATTATTAAGCAATTTTTACAGCATTGGAAAATTTGGCTATCAATACTACCTATTTTTATTGTTTCTGGATTAATATTTAGCACTGCTTTTGTGATATTAAATGCTTTAAGTAGGGCTGATCTTAACAGTTCGGTTGATTATGGTGTTTTTATGCAGTTACCAATAGTTATAGGGATAGTAGTGTTGTTTTTATTGACTACCAATGCAATGAAACAGTGTATAGATTTTTTTGATGAAACAAATGACATATTGCTTCTTTTAGGAGCTTCTCCAGCTCAAATTAGTTTGGTAATGACCGGTCAAATGTCATTAATCGGTATGATTGGAGCGTTTTTTGGAAGCTGCTTTTCCTTAAAATCTTCACAGCTTTTTTTATCCACATTACCTTCGAGTGCTGCTAAAGAATCTCTTGTACATATCCCTCTTCAGTTCTCATGGAATATCATTTTTGCTGTGATAATGATTCAACTAGCAATTATTCTATATACATGTATGCGCTATTGTCTTAAAAATTACAAGAAAAGAAAGGGAAGCCTTTCCTCTCATAGAGCATCTAATAAAACGAAGAACAGTGGTAGATTTTTGGGAATAATTGCGTTACTCATAAGCGTAGGTGCGACAGTATATTTATATTTCAAAAATATTCCTGATCCAACTTTAATAAAAGAATATACTCAAAGTATGAGTAACTCAATGAATTTATTGCTCCTTCTGTGGCTTTCTATACTTATGACTATGAATTTTTTGATTCGTCTCATATTTCGAGGGATCGTACATATAATTGTTGGATTACCAAAAATGACAAAGAATCCGATGATCCGCACTGCATTTTACAATATGCAATACAATATAGAAGAATTAATAAAATTAATTCGTCCTGTCAGCATCATTACTTTGCTAGTTGGGAATTTTATAGCTTTGTTTCTCAACACTAAACTACTGATTGATGGTACAAATGATAACTCTTATATTTCAGATTTGGTCATCAACCTTATTTTTGTATTTGGCGCTCCAATACTCATCAGCTTGGCCAATGTATTTGTGTCAATTTTTCTTTTTAGAATTAAAACAAAAGTTGAATCTAAAGAATACTTTTATACTGGATGTACACCAAATTGGATTTTTAAAATGAGAATCATTGAAATCAGTATAGTTTCACTCATCTCAATAATAGTTACTTTCATTGGAATGATAATGTTTGCGATTCCATTATTAAGAGTGACCTATCTGGGTGGGGGCAATATTTTTAAGGCGAACTGGTCGATTAATATTCTATTATCGTTAGGAACTTTTGTTGTCTTCGGTTTGTGTTTTATTTCCATTTATTGTTTTGAACGTCATACATCAAAGAAGTATGTGGAGTAG
- a CDS encoding GRP family sugar transporter, with translation MAIHHLFLALIPALGWGMMPILSKIMGGKSEEQLIGTTIAALLFGLIFSLSQQVTYQTVSFIICFLSGAFWAVGQYFQFRALEKAEVSKAMPISVGTQLAFVTLVSGIFLLEWTSIFVAIMSIIALSVILVGILLVTKTSNNNGKIAKQVIVFLCISSAFLMLYVTITSYFDIHGPQVFLPQSIGMFVGGMVISMKRIRQLKVNAIARNIITGCSWVIANTTLFVVSASLGVGITYSFSQMSLLVATYGSIILLREKKTVLEKRSVYLGTLVYVIGVIGMSLLK, from the coding sequence ATGGCGATACACCATTTATTTTTAGCATTGATCCCAGCATTAGGGTGGGGCATGATGCCAATATTATCTAAGATCATGGGGGGCAAGTCAGAAGAACAATTGATCGGCACCACCATTGCTGCCTTACTATTTGGTTTGATATTTAGTTTGTCTCAACAAGTGACGTACCAAACGGTTTCATTTATTATTTGTTTTTTGTCCGGAGCATTTTGGGCGGTGGGGCAATACTTTCAGTTCCGCGCATTAGAAAAGGCCGAAGTATCAAAAGCCATGCCCATATCTGTTGGGACACAATTAGCCTTTGTTACGCTAGTCTCAGGCATTTTTTTGTTAGAATGGACGAGTATCTTTGTAGCTATTATGTCGATCATAGCTTTATCTGTCATCTTAGTTGGCATATTGTTGGTAACGAAAACAAGTAATAATAATGGCAAGATTGCCAAACAAGTCATTGTCTTTTTGTGCATTTCATCTGCGTTTTTGATGCTATATGTAACAATCACTAGTTATTTTGATATTCATGGACCACAAGTTTTTCTACCTCAATCCATCGGCATGTTTGTTGGAGGGATGGTCATCTCAATGAAGAGGATCAGACAATTGAAAGTCAATGCCATTGCTCGAAATATCATCACCGGTTGTTCTTGGGTGATCGCTAATACGACGTTATTTGTTGTATCTGCGTCTTTAGGTGTGGGTATTACTTACTCGTTTTCGCAAATGAGTTTGCTTGTCGCGACCTATGGAAGTATCATTCTTTTGAGAGAGAAGAAAACGGTATTAGAGAAACGTTCTGTGTATTTGGGTACACTGGTGTATGTCATCGGTGTAATTGGCATGAGCTTGTTGAAGTAA
- a CDS encoding PTS fructose transporter subunit IIC, with protein sequence MKKIASEIKNHVLTGISYMIPLVIAGAVIMAISRVGGSFYGIVDIWDGSHGESGNAIIRLLHSLDGFGGTALGLMFPVISAFIAYSISDKLGIAPGLVGGMLVKDINAGFLGAIVSGLIAGYACLLIKNKIKLPKSMASVVPVFLVPVLGTLITVLLVNYVIGTPFAALNVGLESWLNGLSGGNAIVMAAVVGAMVGFDLGGPVNKAAVTTAMALLTSNVYAPNTAAQVAIIIPPIGLGLATIFAKNKYNNELKEAGKSAVIMGLVGISEGAIPFAVENPLKVIPINMIGSALGSAMAVGLGAVNTAPISGFYGWFTVEKWPIYVLSIATGALFIAILTSVLRSKDAGQEVESAVEEFDEAAWEEQWEA encoded by the coding sequence ATGAAAAAAATAGCAAGTGAAATCAAAAATCATGTTTTAACAGGAATATCTTATATGATACCGTTAGTGATCGCCGGAGCAGTAATCATGGCCATTTCTCGTGTGGGTGGTTCATTTTACGGAATTGTGGATATTTGGGACGGTTCTCATGGCGAGAGTGGGAATGCGATCATTCGTTTATTGCATAGTTTAGATGGTTTCGGTGGCACAGCACTTGGTTTGATGTTCCCAGTGATTTCCGCATTTATTGCCTATTCGATCTCAGATAAACTAGGGATTGCTCCTGGTTTAGTTGGCGGGATGTTAGTGAAAGATATCAATGCAGGCTTTTTAGGCGCAATCGTTTCTGGTTTGATCGCTGGTTATGCTTGCTTGTTGATCAAAAACAAAATCAAATTGCCAAAATCAATGGCATCAGTTGTACCAGTATTTCTAGTACCAGTTTTAGGTACATTGATCACCGTTCTATTAGTCAATTATGTGATCGGTACGCCATTTGCAGCATTGAACGTTGGGTTAGAATCATGGTTGAACGGTTTAAGTGGTGGAAATGCCATCGTTATGGCAGCAGTCGTTGGCGCAATGGTTGGTTTTGACTTAGGTGGACCAGTCAATAAAGCGGCGGTGACAACAGCAATGGCACTATTGACTAGTAATGTTTATGCACCAAATACTGCAGCACAAGTGGCCATCATCATTCCACCAATCGGGTTAGGATTAGCCACGATCTTTGCGAAAAATAAATACAACAATGAATTAAAAGAAGCTGGAAAATCAGCTGTGATCATGGGACTTGTCGGTATTTCTGAAGGAGCGATCCCATTTGCCGTTGAAAATCCATTAAAAGTTATCCCAATCAATATGATTGGTTCTGCCTTAGGTTCTGCGATGGCAGTTGGTTTAGGGGCAGTGAACACAGCACCAATCTCAGGGTTTTATGGCTGGTTCACAGTGGAAAAATGGCCGATCTATGTACTTTCGATCGCTACAGGTGCATTGTTCATCGCGATCTTAACTAGCGTGCTACGTTCAAAAGATGCTGGACAAGAAGTAGAATCAGCAGTAGAAGAATTTGACGAAGCTGCTTGGGAAGAGCAATGGGAAGCGTAA
- a CDS encoding glycosyl hydrolase, with amino-acid sequence MTNIHIVNHTHWDREWYFTSMDCIVLSDQLFTDVLEELKRQPNATFVLDGQLSILDDYLELYPEKLPEIKELVAKGQLFIGPWFTQTDAFFASGESILRNAMVGVFESKKYGKYLPIGYLPDTFGFNAQMPTILNEAGFDNIIFWRGIDLGEHVQSPYFKWKSLSGENELYAVNFPQGYGAQQQLEPTKSYVEGRLDKGIDFIKSYADETDILIPTGNDQLGIISSLEEKINKINQIGKYNYQTSTYQAFMDLVRQKDLEEYQGEFRAPVFARVHKTIGSVRMDLKREIFRLENKLTLEIEPMVVIAKELGIVLSNRLVMKAWKKLFECQAHDSLAGCVSDSVSQDIAHRLKEVSEICDSIENLVLKRISEGLQLTDQQFLILNTSVTPFKGKKVVKLISKVNQIEVLGHDSVVISMDYVPSRQNIMEETPAGNRFIEEPGYYILLVAVDCSFAGLGYQVFDFVKQTTAGLPDMTPRMMISKGNYSLTFEEGQLAFSDGHHTIKDFLTIVDDSNAGDTYDYSPIPNDHPFSLPFDSCKGDEETLILEGKLALPYTLAERIAGQTTKIFAYQLTLKLTEQGEVQGSLSFRNSVLNHRIRIKTKLNQSIEKVVSAIQFGYLEKTNQSMNDWEQKYSEMPVNIEPFEKQVIAYSSEEALVFYTEQSKEYEYINDSLYVTVLATTDSLGKPDLMYRPGRASGDTTKKGHIMMDTPLAQMENQRIDFDFSMRMAPTDISENTLVTWKAEKEQPSISYQLQDLNYFVYRIDNKIQSRIQPLSLSERTYTQISLDLAEGLAVSAIHNAYYSDGVVIRLFNGTSEKRYLEPEKLFAGFKYTRINALEEEVTETKSINGYGLATYLLTK; translated from the coding sequence ATGACAAATATACACATTGTAAATCATACACATTGGGATAGAGAATGGTACTTTACTTCCATGGATTGCATCGTTTTAAGTGATCAGTTATTTACAGATGTTTTGGAAGAGCTGAAAAGACAGCCTAATGCTACTTTTGTATTAGATGGACAGCTTTCGATCTTAGATGATTACTTGGAACTATATCCAGAAAAATTACCAGAGATCAAAGAATTAGTTGCGAAGGGTCAATTATTTATTGGCCCTTGGTTCACACAAACGGATGCGTTTTTTGCCTCAGGGGAATCTATTTTAAGAAATGCAATGGTAGGAGTTTTTGAAAGTAAAAAATATGGGAAGTATCTACCTATTGGTTATCTTCCAGATACATTTGGATTCAATGCACAAATGCCGACGATTTTAAACGAGGCGGGGTTTGACAATATTATTTTTTGGCGTGGGATCGACTTAGGTGAACATGTCCAATCGCCATATTTCAAATGGAAAAGTCTAAGTGGAGAGAATGAATTGTATGCGGTGAACTTTCCTCAAGGTTATGGTGCGCAACAACAACTAGAACCAACGAAGAGTTATGTGGAAGGCCGATTAGATAAAGGCATCGATTTTATCAAGAGCTACGCAGATGAAACAGACATCTTGATTCCAACAGGAAACGATCAATTAGGCATCATCTCATCTTTAGAAGAGAAAATCAATAAAATCAATCAAATCGGTAAATATAACTATCAAACAAGCACGTATCAAGCGTTCATGGACTTGGTTCGTCAAAAAGATCTGGAAGAGTACCAAGGAGAATTTCGTGCACCTGTTTTTGCTCGCGTACACAAAACGATTGGTTCTGTCCGGATGGATTTGAAACGTGAGATTTTCAGATTAGAAAATAAACTGACATTAGAAATCGAACCAATGGTCGTGATTGCGAAGGAGCTAGGCATCGTTTTGAGCAATCGGTTAGTCATGAAGGCATGGAAAAAATTATTTGAGTGCCAAGCACATGACAGTCTAGCCGGCTGTGTGTCAGATAGTGTCTCGCAAGACATCGCTCATCGTTTGAAAGAAGTATCAGAAATCTGTGATAGTATCGAAAACTTAGTATTGAAAAGAATTTCTGAAGGACTACAGCTGACGGATCAACAATTCTTGATTTTGAATACTTCAGTTACACCTTTCAAAGGAAAAAAAGTGGTAAAACTCATCTCAAAAGTCAATCAAATCGAAGTATTGGGCCATGATTCTGTTGTCATCTCGATGGATTATGTACCTAGTCGTCAAAATATCATGGAAGAAACCCCAGCCGGCAATCGTTTTATCGAAGAGCCAGGATACTATATTTTACTAGTAGCTGTTGATTGTTCATTTGCTGGGTTAGGCTATCAAGTCTTCGATTTCGTCAAACAGACTACGGCTGGTCTACCTGACATGACCCCACGCATGATGATCTCAAAAGGTAACTATTCTTTGACTTTTGAAGAGGGACAACTTGCCTTTTCAGATGGTCATCATACGATCAAAGACTTCTTGACGATCGTGGATGATAGTAATGCCGGAGACACTTACGATTATTCTCCGATACCTAATGATCACCCATTCTCTTTGCCGTTTGATTCATGTAAAGGCGACGAAGAAACCTTGATCTTGGAAGGGAAACTGGCGCTTCCTTATACATTGGCAGAACGTATCGCCGGTCAAACAACGAAAATCTTCGCTTACCAGCTGACATTGAAGTTAACGGAACAGGGAGAGGTCCAAGGCAGTCTTTCTTTTAGAAATTCTGTGTTAAATCACCGTATTCGCATCAAAACAAAGTTGAATCAATCGATTGAAAAGGTCGTTTCTGCGATCCAATTTGGTTACTTGGAAAAAACAAACCAGTCGATGAACGATTGGGAACAAAAATATTCTGAAATGCCAGTAAATATCGAACCTTTTGAAAAACAAGTGATCGCGTATAGTTCCGAAGAGGCATTAGTGTTTTATACCGAACAAAGTAAGGAATACGAATATATCAATGACTCCTTATATGTCACCGTATTAGCCACAACGGATTCGTTAGGGAAACCAGATTTGATGTATCGTCCAGGACGAGCTTCAGGAGATACGACGAAAAAAGGGCATATCATGATGGACACACCGCTTGCTCAAATGGAAAATCAACGGATCGATTTTGACTTTTCTATGCGCATGGCACCAACTGATATTTCAGAAAACACGTTAGTGACATGGAAAGCAGAAAAAGAACAACCGTCGATTTCGTATCAATTGCAAGATTTGAATTATTTCGTTTATCGAATCGACAATAAGATCCAAAGTAGAATCCAACCACTTTCTTTGAGTGAACGTACGTATACGCAAATTTCGTTAGATTTAGCAGAAGGATTAGCTGTCAGTGCGATCCATAACGCTTATTATTCAGATGGTGTAGTGATTCGATTATTCAATGGCACTTCAGAAAAACGTTACCTTGAGCCAGAGAAGCTTTTTGCAGGATTTAAGTACACACGTATCAATGCCTTGGAAGAAGAAGTGACAGAGACAAAATCGATCAACGGCTATGGTTTAGCCACTTATTTATTAACAAAATAA